Part of the Desulfatiglans sp. genome, AGAGGAGGTATCTATTATAAACTGTCTTACACTGGGTATCAGGGACTATGTTACAAAGTGCGGCTTTAAAAAGGTACTTGTTGGCTTATCAGGCGGTCTGGATTCATCCCTTGTGGCCTTTATAGCCGCAAAGGCACTTGGCCCTGAAAATGTTACAGGCATAAGTATGCCTTCACAATATACATCAGACCTGAGTAAAAGATGTGCAAGAGACCTTGCTAAAAACCTGGCCATCCATTTTGATGAAATCCCGATTACAGATATCTTTGACAGCTATAAGAGCGCCCTTTCCCACATGTTTAAGGGGCTCAAGGAGAATGAGACAGAGGAGAACCTGCAGGCCAGGATCAGGGGCAGCATACTTATGGCCATGTCAAACAAATTTAATGCACTGCTCTTAACTACAGGGAACAAATCCGAGACAGCCACCGGTTACTGCACTCTGTATGGTGACATGTGCGGTGCGCTTGCTGTTATTTCAGATGTGCCAAAGACCATATGTTACAGGGTGGCAAGGTTTATAAACAGGGAAAAAGTGATAATCCCGCAGGAGATCATAGAGCGTCCGCCATCTGCTGAGTTGAGGCCAAACCAGACAGACCAGGACTCTTTACCCCCATATGATATGCTTGATCAATTAATAGAAAATATTGTGGAAAAAAATCTTTCCTTTGAAGAGATAGTAGAACAGGGATATGATCCCTCTATCGTAAAGGATACATTCAGACGTATAGTAATTAATGAATATAAGCGAAGGCAGGCATCACCCGGCCTCAAGGTAACCTCAAAGGCATTCGGATATGGAAGGAGGTATCCCATAGCCAGAGGGGGAGAATTTTTTTAAATACGAAGTTGGAAGTTCGAAGTTTGAAGTTAATTTCGAACTTTAGTTACTTCACACTTCGAACTTGATTTTAAGGAGAAACAAATGCGATCAGACAAGATGAAAAAGGGATTGGAAAGGGCGCCTCACAGGTCTTTATGCAAGGCAATGGGGCTTACAGATGATGAATTAAACAGACCGATAATCGGCATAGCAAACTCGGCAAACGAGGTGATACCGGGCCATATCCATTTAGACAGCCTTGTAACATCCATCAAGATGGGTATAGCCATGAATGGCGGCACACCACTGGAGTTTCCCACAATAGGCGTTTGCGATGGTATTGCCATGAACCATGAGGGGATGAAATATTCACTGATTTCAAGGGAACTGATTGCAGACTCTGTAGAGATAATGGCCACTGCCTACCCCTTTGACGGCCTTGTGCTTGTATGCAACTGCGACAAGATCGTACCGGGCATGCTTATGGCCATGCTCAGGCTTAACATACCCTCTATTATCATAAGCGGAGGGCCAATGCTGGCAGGAAAGGTCAGGGATAGGAATATTGATCTTATTACTGTCTTTGAAGCAGTAGGCGCAAGAAAGGCAGGCAAGATCACCGAGGATGAGCTTCATGACATGGAAGAAAACGCGTGCCCTGGGGCTGGATCATGTTCAGGGATGTTTACAGCAAACTCCATGAACTGCCTGAGTGAGGCACTTGGCCTTGCCCTCCCCGGAAACGGCACCATCCCTGCTGTAATGGCAGAAAGACAGAGGCTTGCCAAGGAGGCAGGTAAACGAATAATGAAGCTTGTAGCTGATGACATAAAGCCAAGGGACATTGCCACCATGGAGGCATTTGAAAACGCCATGCATGTGGAGATGGCTATAGGCAGCTCAACAAACACAGTGCTGCACCTCCCTGCTATTGCCCATGAAGCAGGCTTTAAGCTTGATCTTGACCTCTTTAACAAGATAAGCGCAGAGACACCCAACCTTTGCAAGATATCTCCGGCAGGGTCAGCCCATATAGAAGACCTCCATGCAGCAGGGGGTGTAACAGCGGTTATGGGAGAGCTGATGAAAAAAGGGCTGCTCCATAAAGATATAATCACAGTAACCGGTAAAAAGGTTAAAGAGATTGTGGGGAAGGCAGAGTCCCTTGATCCTGATATCATAAAAAAGATCGATGCCCCCTATTCTGCTGATGGCGGTCTTGCAATACTTTTTGGTAACCTTGCCCCGCTTGGCGCTGTTGTTAAAAAGTCTGCTGTTGACCCATCAATGCTCGCCCACTCAGGCCCTGCACGAATCTATAACAGTGAAGAGGAGGCCATGAAGGCCATTATGGATGAGAAGATCAAAAAGGGTGATGTAATAGTAATCCGTTATGAAGGTCCTAAAGGGGGCCCTGGCATGAGGGAGATGTTATCCCCAACATCCGCCCTTGCAGGGGTCGGCCTGGATAAAGAGGTTGCGCTTATAACAGACGGCAGGTTCTCAGGCGGCACACGCGGAGCAGCCATAGGCCATGTATCACCGGAGGCACAGGAGGGCGGGCCCATAGGAATACTCATGGAAGGGGATATAATTGAGATAAATATACCTGCACGTACACTCAATGTAAAACTCACGGACGAGGAGATTAAAAAGCGTTCCGCTGAATGGAAAAGGCCGGATTACAAGGTGAAGATAGGCTATCTTTACAGGTATGCAAAACAGGTAACCTCAGCCAATACAGGCGCTATATTCAAGGAATGATATATATGGATAATCTACTGGTAACAGGCGGGAGCGGTTTTATAGGGAGCAACTTTATCAGGTATCTGCTTGAGGATGCTGATTTCAGGGGTCGAATTATCAATCTTGATAAACTCACCTACGCAGGTAACCCGGAAAACCTGGAGGGGCTTAACGAGAAATACCCTGGACGCTACATCTTTATCAAGGCAGACATATGCAGCATGGATGCAATAGAGCCTCTGTTCAGTGCATATTCAATAGATACGGTCTGCCATTTTGCAGCAGAATCCCATGTTGACAGATCAATTGTTGGCCCATCAGATTTTATTTATACAAATATCATCGGCACATTCAACCTGCTTGAATGTGCCAGAAAATACCAGAATAATATTAAGCTCTTTCATCATGTGAGCACAGATGAGGTCTTTGGGAGTCTTGGCACAGAGGGGCTTTTCACTGAGACCACACCATACAAACCAAACAGCCCCTATTCCGCATCCAAGGCATCATCTGATCACCTGGTGCGGGCATATTTCAAGACCTATAATCTCCCTGTCACCATCTCAAATTGCAGTAATAATTATGGCCCATACCAATTTCCTGAAAAGCTGATACCCTTAATTATCCTTAATGCCCTTTCCGAGATACAGCTTCCGGTTTATGGCGACGGGAAAAATGTGCGTGACTGGCTCTATGTAAAAGACCATTGCAGCGCCATAAAAATGGTAATGGACAGGGGTAAAAGGGGTGAGACATACAATATTGGCGGTAATAATGAGATGGAGAACATCCGCATTGTTGAACTGATATGTGATTATCTGGATAAAAATGAAAAACCTAAAAATCACAAATCAAGAAGGGATTTGATCACATTTGTAAAGGACAGGCCCGGTCATGACAGGCGTTATGCCATAGACTCCACTAAGATACAGAGGGATTTAGGCTGGCATCCTTCAGAGTCATTTGAGACCGGTCTTGAAAAGACAATAAGATGGTACCTTGATAACAGGGGCTGGATAGATCGTGTAAAAAGCGGTGAATACCAGTCATGGATAGATAAACAATATGGGAAACCAATATAAAGGAGCATCCAATTGAAGGGAATTATACTTGCTGGCGGATCAGGGACACGTTTATATCCATTAACAAGGGTGGTAAGTAAACAACTTTTACCAATCTATGACAAACCAATGATATATTATCCTCTGAGCATCCTGATGGCAGGGGGCATAAGAGAGATATTAATAATAAGCACACCGGTTGATCTCCCAGGCTTTAAAAGGCTCCTTGGGGATGGGTCAAAACTTGGCATAAGGTTTACATATGAGGAGCAGCCCAGCCCTGACGGCCTTGCACAGGCATTTACCATCGGTAAAAAGTTTATCGGCAAGGATAATGTATGCCTTATACTTGGAGACAATATCTTTTATGGCAACAATCTTGATGCCATACTAAAGAATGCAGTAAAACTGGATAAAGGCGGCCTTATATTCGGTTACCTTGTTAAAGACCCTGAAAGATATGGCGTTGTGGAGTTTGATAAGGATAAAAATGTTGTAGGCATTGAAGAAAAACCGGCCAAGCCAAAATCCAGGTATGCTGTGCCGGGCCTCTATATGTATGACAACAGCGTGATAGAGATAGCGGAAAACCTTAAGCCCTCTCCACGCGGAGAGTATGAGATAACCGATGTAAACCTTGAATACTTAAGACGCGGTCAGCTGAGGGTGGAGCTTTTAGGCAGAGGGTTTGCCTGGCTCGATACAGGAACCCATGAGGCGCTTCAGCAGGCATCAAATTATGTTGAGACCATACAGGAGCGGCAGGGGATCAAGATATCCTGTATTGAGGAGATAGCCTATCAGCTCGGTTATATTAACGCTGAACAGCTTATGGATCTGGCAAAGGAATACAGGAACAATGAGTATGGCAGATACCTTATCTCCATAGTGGACGGGGAGCAGACTTAATGCCAGTATCATTTATAAAAACAGACCTTCCCGGTGCAGTTATTATAGAGTCAGCCGTATTCAATGACGCAAGGGGCTTTTTTCTGGAGACATACCATTTTACCAGGTATGCTGAAAATGGCATTAGCACACCGTTTATACAGGACAACCATTCACACTCAGTCAAAGGCACCCTGCGCGGGCTCCACTACCAGCTCAAACACCCTCAGGGTAAACTCATTTATGTGGTAAGGGGCGAGATATATGATGTGGCAGTGGATATAAGAAAAGGTTCACCCTTTTTCGGTAAATGGACCGGTGCGGTTTTATCTGATAAAAACAAGAGACAGTTTTATATACCGCCCGGTTTTGCGCATGGCTTCTGTGTTATGAGTGAAGAGGCGGATGTAACATATAAATGTACAGACGTATATTCTCCCGGTGATGAATATGGCATTGCATGGAATGCGCCTGATATAGGTATTGACTGGCCAATAGAAAAGCCCCTCTTATCAGAAAAGGACAGCAGATACCCCCCGCTCAGGGATACACAGGAAGGGCATTTGCCTGTTTATCGGAATGAATAAGATGCATTTTTAACCGCGAAACACACGAACCACACGAAAAGTTTTATTTTCCTTTTTTTTACTTTCGCGCCTTTCGCGTAATTCGCGGTTCAGGGTTTTATCTTTTAGCCCAACCCCTATCTTTTTATCATGTCCATCAGGTCACTGGAGCACTGGAACCTTATGCCATTCTCAGTAAGGATCTCCTCTGTGGCAGCTTCCATATCAGCCTTCCTGAAGATCATGGTCTCTACAAAATTACCCTCAAAATTTATCTCAATATACTCTTTGGAGTTCTGTAAAACCTCAACCAGATGTCTTATATTCTTTATCTTTATACCATTTATATCTTTTATAACCTGGGCCATTGGATCACCGTACCCCTTTGTGATACGGTTGGAAAACATCCTTGATGATATAACAATCAGCTGCTCCTGCTCCTCTGTTGCTGTGTCATTGAGCCTTGTGATCAGGGGGCTTGAACTCCTTAAAAGATTTCCCAGCCACTCTCTCTGAAGATACCTTAAAAAATCATTTGTAGCGGGTGAAAACACCAGAGGCCCATATATGAAATAGCTTGGATACCCATCCTTTAAATCCGGCACAAGAGAATTTTTTTCTCTTAAAAGCGGCATATCAATTATTATCTCTTTCCCATCGCGTAAAACAGTCAGGCTTATATGCCCCTTTTTTTCCATATGCTGAATCAGGTATGCAAAATGGAGGCGCATGCCATCCTTTGTTATGATCTTTCCATCATTATCTATCTTCTCATCACCTATCTTTGTAATAATATCCCATTTCTTTAATAAACCCTTGTCACCATCGCCATAGGGGGTTGTAACCATCATACCTGTCTGGATTTTATCCAGTTTAAGCTTTTCCCTCAGTGCATCATTTTCAAGGGTCTGAAGCTGGTCAAACATCATGGGTTTGCCATCATATCTGCCATCTTCCATATCCTTTAAAAAGATATTGACCTCCTCAACCGGGATAATATACCCGATATTATCCGCCTGCCTGATCCCGCTGAAGACAATGCCGATTATCTCATTTTCTGATATGGCCGGGCCACCGCTGTTGCCCGGATTAAGGGCAGCATCTACCTGTATCCTTAAGCCCGCGGTATTATAATAATATGGGCTGAACTCTATCCTTGAGATGATGCCCCCTGTCACAGAAACACCCGTCCCCCCTATGGGGTATCCATAGGCATTTACCTTCTGTCCGGTCTTTGGCACTATTGCAGATAGTGTCAATGGCGGGTGGTCACTGAAAAAGGCGCCATCATCCACCTCAAGCAGGGCCAGGTCAATACCTGGTGCAATACCTTTCACCTTTGCGGGTAATTTATCTGCGGACTGGTATGGCTGCACATAAACCTGGCTCGCATACATTACCACATGGGCATTGGTGAGTATCCTGTTTCCGGCAATAATAACACCCGTGCCCGATATCTCATTAGCCGGCATCTTGGACCAGGGATTAAATACATCCGGTCTTCTCTGATTTGTATGTATCTTTACAACCGATTTTTCTATCTCCAGCTGTGCATTGGCAGGATAAATCGTTGTGATGGCAGCAGCAATAGCAAGTAATATGATTTTATAAGAAAAGACCTTAATGGGATTATCACGCATCTGTTTTCAGTACCTCCACACCTCATAATATATTTACTAAAACATCGGACTGTCATTCTCTGCACTTTCAGGCATATCCTGGCATACATCCCAGTGCTCAACCAGCTTCTCGTTTTCAACCCTGAAGATATCCACAATGGCATATCCAGGTTCGTCCTGTTCAGGCTGAAAATGATAATGTATGGCGACAAGGTCATTTTCCGCGAGTATCCTTTTGAGGTAATATCCGGGCTTTGGGTGTATCTCCCAGAAATCCTGAAAAAATTTTATAAGGGCTGCCTTGCCATGCCCTGCGCCGGGGTTATGCTGTCTGTATGAAGGGCCGAGCAGTTCATCAAGCACCTTTACATCATGACCTATCATAAATTCATTAAGGAACCTCATTACCAGTTTCTTGTTATATTCAATCGACATTTATGCCTCCAATAAATAATAGTTTTTAGTGATCAACCGAAAAACACTGGCAAAAAACTACCTGATGTTCATCCGGTAACTGTTTTTTTACAGGATGGAATGTTCAGCAGCCAGCAAATTTTTGATTTTGATGCCTTAAGCTGATGGCTGAAAGCTCAAAGCTGATTTATATTCAGAGAATATGTAAATAAAGAATATTATTCAAGTTATTTTCAGCCCGACCGATAATAAGTTCAGCAGATTATCACCTTTTTAATGGTAATTCATGGAAATGATCCTCACTCACAAAAATGCAGACTTTGATGCCATTGCCTCTTCCATTGCTGCATCCATGGTCTATCCGGGTGCAATGCCATACCTTCCGGCAAGCATCAACCCCAATGTAAAAAACTTCCTCTCTATGCATAAATATAAACTCAAGTATCAGGAATCAGGAAACCCTCAGGATCTAGATTCAGTAAAAAGGATCATAATAGTGGATGCCAACAGGTGGGAAAGGATTGAAAATTCAGAGCGTTATTCCTCACTTAATGCGGCCTTTCATGTCTGGGATCATCACCCTGGTGAGTCAGATATCAATGCTGAATGGAGTTGCGTCCAGGATTGCGGTTCTGCAACGAGTCTCCTGGTAACGAAAATCATAGAAAAGCGTATCCCCGTTTCAGTGATTGAGGCGACCCTCTTCCTTGCGGGCATTTATGAGGATACCGGGAATCTATCATTTCCAGGAAGCAGGGGCATAGATGCAAGGGCAGTTGCCTTTCTCCTGGATAATGGCGCTGACCTAGACATTGTGAACAGTTTTCTCAAACCCAAATATGGCCATATCCAGAAACAGCTCCTTTTCAGGATGATTGAAAAGGGAAATATAGAAGAGGTAAACGGCAACAGGGTAAGCATTAATTTTACTGAGGTCAAAGGGCATTCGCCCGGTCTTTCACTTATCGTGGATATATACCACAGGATAATGGGTGTTGATGTAGTCTTTGGCGTTTTTATTGACAAAAAAAGGAATCAGAGCGCTGTTATAGGCAGAAGCGCTGTAGATTCTATAAATATAGGTTTTATTTTAAGCCATCTTGATAATGGCGGTGGCCGTCCAAGGGCAGGTTCAGGTGTCATAAAATCTGTTGACCAGAGGCATATCAGAGAGATGATAATAGATATCATGAAGACAAAACAGCCATCTTCTCCAAGTATAGGCGATCTTATGTCATACCCTGTGATAACTGTGTCTGAAACAGCAACCATGAAGGAGGTGGCCATGCTCTTTCGTGAAAAGGGGTGCACAGGTGTCCCTGTAACAAGGGAAAAATCCATTGTGGGCATTATCTCTCGCAGCGACTTTAAAAAGGTAAAGGATACAAAACAGATGGAAGCACCTGTAAAGGCATTTATGTCAGAGAAGGTCATCAATATAGACCTTAACAGCACTGTATCGAGCGCTACCCGTCTTATGGTAAAACATGATATAGGCAGACTCCCTGTTATGAAGGAAAATGAGCTTATAGGCATTATCACACGAACAGACGCCATGAGATTTTTTTATGACCTGCTTCCTGAATAGAGTACATCCGGGAACAGGCCATTTCCGGATGCAGCTTTGAGCTTTCAACTAACAAATTAAACCATATTTCTGTCTTTTAAGTATAGTAAACTAAAACATAACCTGTTATATTGCGCCATACTATATCCAGATTTAAACAGTTTTAAAAAAATTGAGGGCAACAAATGCTTAAGACAATGAAGGCGCCGGGCATGTATATTCAGGGTTACAATGTTATTGATGAATTTGCCACACATGTTACACGACTGGGAAAAAGACCCTTTATAATAGGAGGCAAAACCGCCCTTTCGCGTGTTGAAAAGAGGATGCTACCGGGCATCAACATCTATGACCTTGAATGCAGTTTTTCTGTTTTTACAGGAAGGGGCACAAAAAAGGATGCCCTTGACCTTTCATCCAGGGCGCTTAGTCACAAGGCCGATGTTATTGTAGGGGTAGGAGGAGGTCTTGCTATTGATACTGCCAAGGCTGTTTCCCACCAGACAGACCTTCCTCTCATAATTATTCCCACAGTAGCATCAACAGATGCACCATGCAGCTCTGTTGCATTGCAGTATACCTGGGATCATATTATAGATGAGATAATCCTGTTAAAAAGAAATCCTGACATTGTAATTGTCGATACCAGGATAATAACCGAGGCGCCTGTGCGTTATTTTGTAGCGGGTATGGGTGATGCCCTTTCAACCTGGTTTGAAGCAAACACCTGCAATTTGACAGGCGCAAAAAACCTTGCGAATGCACGACCGACCCTTGCCGGGAATGCCATTGCGAAACTTACCTATGACACTGTTATGCAGTATGGTGAGTCTGCAAAAATGGCAGTTGACCTCAAGATTGTCACCCCTGCCGTGGAAATGGTAATAGAGGCCAACTGCTATTTAAGCTCCATCGGATTTGAGAACTGCGGGCTTGGGGCTGCCCACTCCTTTGGTATAGGGGTTGGTTCACTTAATGGGACAGAGGCTTGTCTTCACGGGGAACTGGTCAGTTTCGGCGTAATAGCAAACCTTCTGATAGAGAATTACCCATTTGAAGAAATAGAAAAAGTATTAAAATTCTGCATTGCTGTAGGTCTTCCTGTCACACTAAAAGAGCTTGGGGTGGATGACCTCTCGAGAGAAAACATCCAGTTTGCAGGAAAGGGCTGTTTCGGGCCGGGCTCAAACCTGAAGAATCTTTCATTTGATGTAACTGAGGAGCTTGCCTCTGATATCATTCTGGCCGCGGATGCCCTGGGGAGAAGATATAAAGATATTGACAAATAGTATCCAGTGAAAAAAAACAGGATTTTTTAAAAAAGTTGTTGATATATTTGCATAAAATATTGTTATATAGCCGACTAAATTCAAGGATAATTTAGAGCGGTAAAACAGTCATCTTCAATTGGACAAGGATACAGATACTCTACTGATAAAAGGTTTGAATAATGAGTCTTTTCAATTTTAAGAGACCCTCTGGAAAAGGCGGTTTCAGACATGGCATCCATCCCCCTGAAAACAAGGGTATCTCAGGGACATCAAAGATAGAGGTTGTAAAAGGAGCTGAAACAGTCACGCTTCCACTTCTACAGCATGTGGGGGCACCGGCCAGGCAGATTGTCGAACTAAAACAGGTGGTAAAATTCGGCGAGACAGTTGCCGCAGGAGAGGCATTTATTTCCGCCTCAATACATTCCCCTGTTTCAGGAATCGTTAAAAATAATAGAAATGTGACTATGGTGAATGGGAGACGTCTACCGGCTGTTGTTATAAAGAGTGAAGGGGAACAGACTGCTCCGAAAATATTGTGGGATGAACTTACCTCAGATGACTGGTCACTAGATAAGATATCCTCCTATGATCCTCAGCATATATCAAAAGTAATCAGGGATTCAGGGATTGTGGGACTTGGCGGCGCTGCATTTCCTGCCCATGTAAAAATCGCCCCAAATGATAAACGGAAAATCGATACGCTCCTCATAAACGGATGTGAATGTGAGCCCTACCTTACCAGCGACTACAGGCTTATGATTGAAGCGCCTCATTCGATCGTTGCCGGCTCCCTTATAGCGGCTCATGCAATATCTGCAGGGCAGACAATTATCTGCATAGAAGACAATAAGCCTGAGGCAATGCTGAAACTCAGACAGGTGGCTCAAGGAACATCCATAAAGGTGGCAGTGCTTAAGACAAAATACCCGCAGGGGGGAGAAAAACAGCTTATAAAATCAGTGCTGGGGCTTGAGGTTCCGCTTGGAGGCCTTCCAGGGGATATTGGTGTAAATGTAGGTAATACAGGTACTATGGCTGCCATCGCAATGGCGGTATTTAAGGGAAGGCCACTGACCCACAGGGTAGTAAGCATCTCAGGTAAGGGGATTAACATTCCAAAAAATCTTTTCATTCCCCTTGGCATCTCTGTTGGAGAGATAATCGCCTGCTGCGGCGGGCTCAGGGAAGAGGCATGCAGGATTGTGGCCGGAGGCCCCATGATGGGATTTGCCTTCGCTGACCTTTCAACGCCTGTTATAAAGGGGAATACAGGTATAATTGTACTGTCAAAAGAGGAGATCAGTGAAGGTAAAGAGACCTCATGCATCAGGTGCGGGAGATGCGTTGATGCCTGCCCAATGAACCTTGTCCCGACAAGGCTTGCATTGGCCTCAAGATATAATAATTTGGATGTTGCATTAAAATACAACATTAATGCATGTTTTGAATGCGGGTGCTGCGCCTATGTGTGCCCGGCTAAAATAAATCTAGTGCAGTTGATAAGGTCAGGCAAAAGACTTGCAGCAAATCAACAGGCATTAAATAAAGGTAAATAAACCATGCCTGAAATTACAGACTCAAACAATATTATAAAAAGAGAACCAGTGATCCATGTGACCTCTTCTCCCCATATCCTTGACAGGGGGGCAGGAACAAGAAGAATTATGATAGATGTTATTATTGCCCTGATCCCGGTCATGTTGGTATCTCTCTTTTTCTTCAGATTATACGCTGTAAAGCAGATAGTTATATGCACTGGTTCATGCCTTACCGCTGAGTTCATTTTTGTGCGGCTGAGGGGAAAATCCATAACCATTAATGATTTTTCAGCGACTGTTACAGGCATTATCCTGGCATTTTCCCTTCCACCATCCATGCCCTGGTTTGCTGGCGTAATAGCGGGGTTTGCCGCCATTGGGCTGGGTAAGATTATTTATGGCGGTCTGGGTATGAACATCTTTAACCCGGCAATGGTTGGGAGGGCATTTGTAATTATGGCCTTTACCGGGATACTGGGTGCAGACGCCTACTCAAATCTATCCGGTGTGGCGGATGCAGTATCAGGCGCAACACCCCTTGCAGCATTGAAATACAGCAATATTCATACTGCGCTCCCAAATATGCTTATTGGTAACACGCCCGGCTCCATTGGAGAGACAAGCGTCCTGGCCAGCGTTACAGGAGGGTTGTATCTCATCTTGAGAAAGGCCGCATCATTGGAGATACCTTTAACTATTATTGCAGTAATTGCCCTTATATCCGGTATTGTTGATATTACCTACGGCCATGCAGGTCTCTTTTTTTATCACAATCTACTGGGCGGTGCGACCATGTTCGGGGCATTCTTTATTGCCACCGATCCTGTTACCTCGCCACTCACCTTCAAAGGTAAGCTCTGTTTTGGTATTGGCGTAGGATTTCTAACCATGATTATGAGGATGTACAGCGGTTATCCTGAAGGTTTTATGTTCGCAATCCTGTTGATGAACGCAATTACTCCCCTGATAAATCGCTGGTTTATACCAACACCATTCGGGGGGAAATAATATGGGCTCATTTAAAAACAATAACCTTTTGCAGGCATGGCTTGTTTTGCTGCTTTCAATATTTTTCAGTGTAACACTTGCGGCTGTCCACATCAGGCTCAGCCCTGTAATCGAAGAAAACAAGACCAGAGAGACAATGGAGAGGATACCGGCGTTAATTACCGGAGAAAGCAATACAGACTCCTCTTCTAGGCCCTTTACAATAAAGCAGAGAAGCATCCTGGCAGAAAAAAAGGGTATTGTAAAATCATATACGGTTTATGATGCCATTGATAATACAGGAAATGTGGCAGGCCATGTGGTAAAGGCATCAGGCCAGGGGTATGCTGATAAAATCGAGTTATTGATAGGGCTTGATGCAACTGCAAAAACAATCACCGGTCTTTTTATTCTCGACCAGAAGGAGACCCCTGGGCTGGGCAACAAGATTATTGAAGATGCATGGAGAAATCAGTTTAACGGCAAATCCTCCTATTCTCCTCTGGTTGCGATTAAAGGAAAATCGGTAAACGAGAATGAAATCGACGCTGTTTCAGGCGCAACCATTTCATCAAGAAGCGTAACTGACATCATTAACAGCGCCATAGGCGATGTAAAAAAGGATATAACGCTTACACCTGAATCAAATAACATGGAGAACAGATAATGGCCGATCAACCTACTGCCATTGAGAGATTTATCAACGGGATACTGCCTGAAAATCCGGTTTACAGACAACTGCTGGGACTCTGCCCTACCCTTGCGGTAACCAACGGAATGAAGCCTGCTATCACAATGGCCTGTTCTGTGGCCTTTGTTCTTCTGGGGGCAAATGTTGTTACAAGCCTCATAAGAAACCTGCTCAAGCCTCATCTTCGTATTGTGATCTTCACACTTACAATAGCCACCTTTGTTACAATAGCCGACAGATTTCTTGCTGCCTATTTTTTCCAGATGAGCAAGACTCTGGGGCCATATATACCGCTTATAATAGTCAACTGCATAATAATATGCCGTTGCGAGGTGTGCGCATCAAAACAACCGGTATTTGTTGCAGCATCAGACGCCATAGGGCAGTCAATTGGCTACGGCCTTGCCATTCTCAGTATTGCAGCAATAAGGGAGATACTTGGAACAGGAAGTCTCTTTGGTATTGCAGTTCTTCCTGCCTCATGGCCTGACTGGGTAATAATGGTTTTACCACCTGGCGCATTCATTACACTTGGGCTGATGCTGGGGCTTGTAAACTGGATCGACATGAAAAAATCCGGGAAATAAAATAGTGAAAGATATTTAAAATTATAATAGACAGGTGTTTGAATGAATTATCTT contains:
- a CDS encoding serine protease; this encodes MRDNPIKVFSYKIILLAIAAAITTIYPANAQLEIEKSVVKIHTNQRRPDVFNPWSKMPANEISGTGVIIAGNRILTNAHVVMYASQVYVQPYQSADKLPAKVKGIAPGIDLALLEVDDGAFFSDHPPLTLSAIVPKTGQKVNAYGYPIGGTGVSVTGGIISRIEFSPYYYNTAGLRIQVDAALNPGNSGGPAISENEIIGIVFSGIRQADNIGYIIPVEEVNIFLKDMEDGRYDGKPMMFDQLQTLENDALREKLKLDKIQTGMMVTTPYGDGDKGLLKKWDIITKIGDEKIDNDGKIITKDGMRLHFAYLIQHMEKKGHISLTVLRDGKEIIIDMPLLREKNSLVPDLKDGYPSYFIYGPLVFSPATNDFLRYLQREWLGNLLRSSSPLITRLNDTATEEQEQLIVISSRMFSNRITKGYGDPMAQVIKDINGIKIKNIRHLVEVLQNSKEYIEINFEGNFVETMIFRKADMEAATEEILTENGIRFQCSSDLMDMIKR
- a CDS encoding SnoaL-like domain-containing protein — protein: MSIEYNKKLVMRFLNEFMIGHDVKVLDELLGPSYRQHNPGAGHGKAALIKFFQDFWEIHPKPGYYLKRILAENDLVAIHYHFQPEQDEPGYAIVDIFRVENEKLVEHWDVCQDMPESAENDSPMF
- a CDS encoding CBS domain-containing protein, encoding MEMILTHKNADFDAIASSIAASMVYPGAMPYLPASINPNVKNFLSMHKYKLKYQESGNPQDLDSVKRIIIVDANRWERIENSERYSSLNAAFHVWDHHPGESDINAEWSCVQDCGSATSLLVTKIIEKRIPVSVIEATLFLAGIYEDTGNLSFPGSRGIDARAVAFLLDNGADLDIVNSFLKPKYGHIQKQLLFRMIEKGNIEEVNGNRVSINFTEVKGHSPGLSLIVDIYHRIMGVDVVFGVFIDKKRNQSAVIGRSAVDSINIGFILSHLDNGGGRPRAGSGVIKSVDQRHIREMIIDIMKTKQPSSPSIGDLMSYPVITVSETATMKEVAMLFREKGCTGVPVTREKSIVGIISRSDFKKVKDTKQMEAPVKAFMSEKVINIDLNSTVSSATRLMVKHDIGRLPVMKENELIGIITRTDAMRFFYDLLPE
- a CDS encoding glycerol dehydrogenase, whose translation is MLKTMKAPGMYIQGYNVIDEFATHVTRLGKRPFIIGGKTALSRVEKRMLPGINIYDLECSFSVFTGRGTKKDALDLSSRALSHKADVIVGVGGGLAIDTAKAVSHQTDLPLIIIPTVASTDAPCSSVALQYTWDHIIDEIILLKRNPDIVIVDTRIITEAPVRYFVAGMGDALSTWFEANTCNLTGAKNLANARPTLAGNAIAKLTYDTVMQYGESAKMAVDLKIVTPAVEMVIEANCYLSSIGFENCGLGAAHSFGIGVGSLNGTEACLHGELVSFGVIANLLIENYPFEEIEKVLKFCIAVGLPVTLKELGVDDLSRENIQFAGKGCFGPGSNLKNLSFDVTEELASDIILAADALGRRYKDIDK
- the rsxC gene encoding electron transport complex subunit RsxC is translated as MSLFNFKRPSGKGGFRHGIHPPENKGISGTSKIEVVKGAETVTLPLLQHVGAPARQIVELKQVVKFGETVAAGEAFISASIHSPVSGIVKNNRNVTMVNGRRLPAVVIKSEGEQTAPKILWDELTSDDWSLDKISSYDPQHISKVIRDSGIVGLGGAAFPAHVKIAPNDKRKIDTLLINGCECEPYLTSDYRLMIEAPHSIVAGSLIAAHAISAGQTIICIEDNKPEAMLKLRQVAQGTSIKVAVLKTKYPQGGEKQLIKSVLGLEVPLGGLPGDIGVNVGNTGTMAAIAMAVFKGRPLTHRVVSISGKGINIPKNLFIPLGISVGEIIACCGGLREEACRIVAGGPMMGFAFADLSTPVIKGNTGIIVLSKEEISEGKETSCIRCGRCVDACPMNLVPTRLALASRYNNLDVALKYNINACFECGCCAYVCPAKINLVQLIRSGKRLAANQQALNKGK